The following nucleotide sequence is from Primulina tabacum isolate GXHZ01 chromosome 2, ASM2559414v2, whole genome shotgun sequence.
AAATCCTGGCTTTTCTTGCAGGTCCCTGTTGCTGTCTCTATCAGCAGTGATTCGACTTTCCCAAGATCCGTCTTTAAGGTTTCTGTTTTTCACTTATGTAGTTATCCTTTGTTCTCATTGTGCTTCTCATGTTgagattttcaattttaatcttGAAAGTGTTGTCGTGTGGTGCGAAGCTTGCGTTTTTCTGGGCTAGTGTGTAGATTTATTTATCTGGCGGCGTCAAGCTTGATATCTGTGAACATAATGTCTTTGTTTAGTGAAATGTTCGTACTAAATATTTTATCGTTTTTGTGATCATTCGAGAATCTGGGGCAGATTTTAGCATAACCCCCGAGTTATTGTACAATTAATATATCTAGTGTCCCCGCTACTCTGTAGTTCTTGTGTAACTCGGAGTACGATGTCCCAATGAAAATCCTGCGCCTCATTCTCCTAAGCTAGTGAGGAGAAATAATAGGATATTTAGCTGCCAGGGATATAAGTTTCATGTTGTTTGCTTGTTCAAAATCACATTCTTGAGGGGACTTTGTCAAGAATCTACATATTTTCTGGGGTCTAATAGGATATCGactcatgatgtgtttcatttCTGAAACTTCAATAACTTGATTGGCATTGCTATTCTGATTAATCTCGTTATATTGCAGAGGAATAATTTATCATTCCATGATAAATCACAGACCTCTGGCTTATTTCTggattttaaacatgcaaactCGGGACTGCATTCGAGGGCTCAATTTGTCATCTGCATGTCGGTGCAACAAGCTAGCAAACCCAAGGTGGCAATTTCACCTCTAAGTTTAGAAGATGCCAAAGAACCGCCGCTTCACCTGTACAAGAACAAGAATCCATATACAGCAACTATTGTCTCGGTTGAAAGGCTTGTTGGCCCCAAAGCTCCTGGAGAGACCTATCACATTGTGATTGACCATGGTGGCAATGTTCCCTACTGGGAAGGACAGAGTTATGGAGTTATTCCACCTGTAAGTTTCCTAAATCCTTTTTGCCTCTGCCAGAAAGAATAGACCACAATAGCACCTCAGAACTAAACTTTGATTCATTCAGTTTAGCAAGTATTGGTTTTTACACTagattatttgaaatttttatttatttatttttacctaatctTATCTTCTGTCTATAGTGCCACTGGATAAGATTAAAATATTGgcaaatttatttcattttttaagtAAAACTAGTGTGTGGGAAAGAAAGGGTGAATCATGCCATATCAGGAACACTACCTTCATTGTCATGAAAATTGTAGTTAAAGATGTCTTGTCTCTTATATCCCCTATAATATTTTACATACTTTCCCATTCTAATACAGGCGTATCTCTGCATTTCGTTGGCTTGACTTCGTTCATGGCACACAAATTTAACTACCATTTTACTGAACCTATAACTAGCATCGTTTTGTGATTTTATTTGTTCATTCAGGGTGAGAACCCTAAAAAGCCAGGTAACCCCCACAATGTTCGATTATATTCAATAGCATCTACGAGGTATGGCGACTCTTTTGATGGGAAAACAGCAAGTTTGTGCGTTCGACGTGCTGTCTATTATGACCCGGAGACAGGAAAAGAAGACCCTTCAAAAAAAGGAGTATGCAGCAACTTTTTATGTGATTCAAAGCCCGGTGACAAGGTTTTAATCGCAGGCAAGATTTTAATTTGTATTGTTTGTGTTACTACTTCGAGATATTGCTATCAATGTTTTGTAGTCcatgaatattttcattttgCTCTTGCATGACATGTTATTTATAGTAATCTTGTCCCTGTGAAATGaacgttttcttttcttctttttgctTTCTTATTCCCTGAACAACTACTCTTCAAAGGAGAAAAAACGAAGGCGACATAGGTTTCTATTTGATTTAAGAAAGGAAATACACAGAATCATCAACTGTAGTAAATGGTTGAATCAGCATGTTGTGAGATCATTTAGTTTTTAGCCTTTTTGAAAACTTGGTAATTATTCATAGGTCCTTCTGGAAAGATAATGCTTCTTCCTGAAGATGATCCAAATGCAACTCATATCATGATTGCCACTGGCACTGGGGTGGCCCCTTATAGAGGCTATCTTCGACGAATATTCATGGAGAACGTTCCCACATTCAAGTTTAATGGGCTTGCGTGGCTTTTCCTTGGGGTGGCTAATAGTGATAGCCTTCTTTACGACGACGAATTCACCAAGTATCTCCAAGAACACCCTGACAATTTCAGG
It contains:
- the LOC142534614 gene encoding ferredoxin--NADP reductase, root-type isozyme, chloroplastic-like; the encoded protein is MAHSVIYQVPVAVSISSDSTFPRSVFKRNNLSFHDKSQTSGLFLDFKHANSGLHSRAQFVICMSVQQASKPKVAISPLSLEDAKEPPLHLYKNKNPYTATIVSVERLVGPKAPGETYHIVIDHGGNVPYWEGQSYGVIPPGENPKKPGNPHNVRLYSIASTRYGDSFDGKTASLCVRRAVYYDPETGKEDPSKKGVCSNFLCDSKPGDKVLIAGPSGKIMLLPEDDPNATHIMIATGTGVAPYRGYLRRIFMENVPTFKFNGLAWLFLGVANSDSLLYDDEFTKYLQEHPDNFRYDRALSREQKNRSGGKMYVQDKIEEYSDEVFKLLDNGAHIYFCGLKGMMPGIQDTLKKVAEKRGESWDEKLSKLKRNKQWHVEVY